CATCTGCTACCGCCTTCTCGTGGGGGTCGTGAAGGATTGTTTGCAGTCGCCATGCCATGCGCTTTTCAGAGGGAGTGGACCCAGGTAGCCCTGGGTCCAACGGGCACCTCACCCAGGGGCAGGGAGGAACCGGGGGCGCGGGTGGTCCTCGGGGCGCCATGCATGCGGGCGCCGCGTCCGACTTGACGCGGGGGCTGGCGCCAGACAGGTACGGAACACACACATGGCCATCCTGTTGGCGCACGAAGTCGAGGAGCCCCGTCCCTGCAGCTACCTGCCCGACCGGCAGGCGTCGCTGGAGAACCTGGTGCTGCGGGACGTGACTCCGGAGGAGTACGAGCACCTGCTCGTGCGGGGCTGGCGCCGGTTCGGGCCGGTCTACTTCCGGCCCGCCTGCGCTGCGTGCCGGGAGTGTGTGTCGGTGCGGCTGCCGGTGGCGGAGTTCCACCCCAACCGCAGCCAGCGCCGGGCGCGCGCGGCCTGCGCCGGGCTTCGCGTGGAGGTGGGCGCGCCGCGCGTGGACGAGGAGCGGCTGGCGCTGTACCGGGCGTGGCATGGCGAGCGCGAGACGACCCGGGAGTGGAGTCCCTCGCCGCTGACCGTTCGCGACTATTCGCTCCAGTTCTCCTTCCCGCACCCGTCCGCGCGCGAGGTGGCCTGGTACGACGACGCGGTGGCGGGCGAGCCGCGCCTGGTCGCGCTGGGGCTGTGCGACGAGACGCCGCGCGCCTGGAGCGCCGTGTATTTCTTCTACGACCCCGCGTACGCGCACCTGTCCCTGGGCACCGCGAGCGTGGTGTTCCAGGTGGAGCTGGCCCGGCAGCGGGGCATCCCCCACGTCTACCTGGGCTACCGCGTCGAGGGCTGCGCGTCGCTGCGCTACAAGGGAAACTTCCGGCCGCACGAGGTGCTCACGGAGCGCCCCGCGCTGGACGAAGCCCCGGCCTGGGGGCCCGCGTCGCCCGAGCGCTCCGAGCCGGAGACCTGAGCCCCCCGGCGCGTCACCCCGCGCCGAGCAGCGCCCGGTCGAAGTGCTCGCGCAGGCGCCGCGCGTACTCGTCCGGGGACACGCGCGAGTACTCGCCGTGCCCGGCGCCCTCGACGACCCAGAGCGCCTTGGGCTCGCAGGCCGCCCTGAAGAGGCTGGCCTGGAGCTTGGCGGGCGCGTCCGGGTCCACGTCGCCGTTGACGAGCAGCAGCGGGCGCCCCTGGAGCCGACACATGCCGTCGATGGGCCGCACCGCGTCCACGTCCACGCCCGCGCCGCGCAGCGTCCACAGCACGGGCTCCGCGCTCAGCACGCCCCAGCGGCCATAGCCGGAGTAGATGTCCGCCTCCAGCGCGGGATAGGCGCCCGCCGCGGCCACCGCCCGCACCCGGGGGTCCTGTTCGGCCACCAGCAGCGACGTGGTGCCGCCCATGGAGAAGCCGAACAGGCCCAGCCGCGTGGCCTCCACGTCCGGACGCGTGGAGACGAAGTCCAGCGCGGCCGTCACGTCGCGCCGCTCCCGGTCTCCCCACGTCACCAGGTCGCCGCCGCTCTCGCCGTGTCCGCGCAGGTCGAACAGCAGCACGCCATAGCCGGCGCGCGCCAACGCGCGGGCCTCGAAGAGCAGCTGCGCGCGGTTGTCCGCGAAGCCATGCACCAGCACCACCGCCGCCCGGTTGCGCGAGGGGACGTACCACCCGCGCAGCGTCACGCCATCCGAGCTGCGGAAGCTCACGTCCTCGAGCCCCGCCAGCTCGCCCGTCGCCTCCGGGCGTTGGACCGGGACGTGCGGTGGATGCAACAACCCCTGGCCGATGCGGTGGCCTCGCAGCGCGAGACATCCCCCGGAGGTCACCATGCCCAGCAGGGGCAGCAGCAGCGCCACGAGGCGCAGACGCGGTCGTGTCTTCAAGGAGGTCCCCCTCGGGGCGACGGCAACGCGGGGAGCGTAGCCGAGAAGTCGCGCCGGGACAGGCCATGGTGGCGAGCGCGTCGGGCGGGGCCGGCGAAAGAGTGGGGTGGGCGTCGATGCATCCTTGGCGCTCCTGTTTCATTGGGTTACGGTGCCGGATGCCTCGGGGAGTGGGGCGGATGCTCGTGCCGGTAACGCCAGAAACCACCTCTGACTCCCAGCAGAAGCGCGTGCTGTTCACGCTCGTGTTCCTGGGCTCCGGCGGCATCGAGCGGTCGGTGTGCAACATCCTGGCGGGCCTGGACCCCCGGCGGTTCGCCACCCGGCTGTTCTTCCACCACCGCCCGCCTCCGGACCGCGAGGAGCGCCTGCCCGTCAACACCCGCGTCTCGTGGGCGACGGACTCGTACGACTACCACCGGCAGAGCCTGCCGCTCTATCTCTGGCACCTGCTGCGCCACGCGCGCGAG
This sequence is a window from Myxococcus stipitatus. Protein-coding genes within it:
- a CDS encoding alpha/beta hydrolase; amino-acid sequence: MVTSGGCLALRGHRIGQGLLHPPHVPVQRPEATGELAGLEDVSFRSSDGVTLRGWYVPSRNRAAVVLVHGFADNRAQLLFEARALARAGYGVLLFDLRGHGESGGDLVTWGDRERRDVTAALDFVSTRPDVEATRLGLFGFSMGGTTSLLVAEQDPRVRAVAAAGAYPALEADIYSGYGRWGVLSAEPVLWTLRGAGVDVDAVRPIDGMCRLQGRPLLLVNGDVDPDAPAKLQASLFRAACEPKALWVVEGAGHGEYSRVSPDEYARRLREHFDRALLGAG
- a CDS encoding arginyltransferase, whose translation is MAILLAHEVEEPRPCSYLPDRQASLENLVLRDVTPEEYEHLLVRGWRRFGPVYFRPACAACRECVSVRLPVAEFHPNRSQRRARAACAGLRVEVGAPRVDEERLALYRAWHGERETTREWSPSPLTVRDYSLQFSFPHPSAREVAWYDDAVAGEPRLVALGLCDETPRAWSAVYFFYDPAYAHLSLGTASVVFQVELARQRGIPHVYLGYRVEGCASLRYKGNFRPHEVLTERPALDEAPAWGPASPERSEPET